One Anolis carolinensis isolate JA03-04 chromosome 4, rAnoCar3.1.pri, whole genome shotgun sequence DNA window includes the following coding sequences:
- the cndp2 gene encoding cytosolic non-specific dipeptidase isoform X1, producing MAAALILSRGCRSFLRRSLRGRRWRAVPVRRVFQPHCSDQKMSSVLETLFEHVDKHQDLYVKRLSDWVAIQSVSAWPEKRGEIRRMMEVAAKDIARLGGTTELMDIGNQKLPDGSKIPLPPIILGKLGSDPRKKTVCVYGHLDVQPAALEDGWDSEPFTLVERDGKLYGRGSTDDKGPVLAWLNAIEAYQQTNQEIPVNVKFCLEGMEESGSEGLDDLIFAQKDAFFKDVDYVCISDNYWLGKKKPCITYGLRGICYYFIEVECSDKDLHSGVYGGSVHEAMTDLISLMASLVDKKGKILIPGIYNAVTAVTDDEHELYDRIDFDLAEYAKDVGATRLLHETKKDILMHRWRYPSLSLHGIEGAFSGSGAKTVIPRKVIGKFSIRLVPDMTPETVTQQVQDYLSKKFAELQSPNKFKVYLGHGGKPWVSDFNHPHYMAGRRAMKTVFGVEPDLTREGGSIPVTLTFQEATGKNVMLLPVGSADDGAHSQNEKLNRYNYIQGVKLLGAYLHEVALLKH from the exons gtTTTTCAGCCACACTGTTCAGATCAGAAAATGTCATCTGTGCTTGAAACCCTTTTTGAGCATGTTGATAAACACCAGGACCTGTATGTTAAG CGGCTTTCAGACTGGGTAGCAATCCAGAGTGTCTCAGCATGGCCAGAGAAGAGAGGAGAAATCCGACGAATGATGGAAGTGGCTGCCAAGGACATTGCACGGCTGGGCGGTACCACGGAGCTGATGGACATTGGGAACCAGAAG TTGCCTGACGGTTCCAAGATTCCTCTGCCTCCAATAATTCTGGGTAAACTTGGATCAGATCCTCGCAAGAAAACAGTTTGTGTCTATGGCCATTTGGACGTCCAACCTGCAGCGCTAGAAGATGGCTGGGATAGCGAACCCTTCACTTTGGTTGAAAGAGATG GTAAGCTCTATGGCCGAGGGTCTACAGATGACAAAGGCCCAGTCCTTGCCTGGCTAAACGCCATTGAAGCTTATCAACAAACTAATCAG GAAATCCCAGTTAATGTCAAGTTTTGCCTAGAAGGTATGGAGGAGTCTGGCTCTGAAGGCCTAGATGACTTGATTTTTGCACAAAAGGATGCTTTCTTCAAAGATGTAGACTACGTTTGCATCTCTGATAATTACTGGCTAGGGAAGAAGAAACCCTGCATCACCTACGGTCTCAGGGGCATCTGCTATTACTTCATAGAG GTGGAATGCAGTGACAAGGACCTTCACTCTGGAGTGTATGGTGGCTCAGTGCATGAGGCTATGACAGATCTCATTTCTTTGATGG CATCCTTAGTGGACAAGAAAGGAAAGATCCTCATTCCTGGCATTTACAATGCGGTGACTGCTGTCACAGACGACGAGCATGAACTTTATGACAGAATTGACTTCGATTTGGCAGAGTATGCAAAGGATGTTGGAGCAACACGGCTGCTGCATGAGACAAAG AAAGATATCCTGATGCATAGGTGGCGATACCCCTCCCTATCACTTCACGGGATAGAAGGTGCTTTCTCTGGATCGGGTGCTAAAACGGTGATTCCTCGGAAAGTGATTGGAAAATTTTCGATCAGATTGGTGCCAGACATGACTCCAGAAACCGTAACCCAGCAG GTTCAGGATTACTTGTCCAAAAAGTTTGCTGAGCTGCAGAGCCCCAATAAATTCAAAGTGTATCTCGGCCATGGTGGGAAGCCTTGGGTGTCAGATTTCAACCATCCCCACTATATGGCTGGCAGAAGAGCCATGAAAACAG TATTTGGTGTGGAGCCAGACTTGACAAGAGAAGGAGGGAGCATCCCAGTTACCCTGACTTTCCAGGAAGCTACTGGCAAAAATGTGATGCTGCTGCCAGTTGGGTCTGCAGATGATGGAGCCCATTCCCAGAATGAGAAACTCAACAG GTACAACTACATTCAAGGTGTCAAACTGTTGGGTGCATACCTCCACGAAGTTGCTTTGTTGAAGCACTGA
- the cndp2 gene encoding cytosolic non-specific dipeptidase isoform X2, producing MSSVLETLFEHVDKHQDLYVKRLSDWVAIQSVSAWPEKRGEIRRMMEVAAKDIARLGGTTELMDIGNQKLPDGSKIPLPPIILGKLGSDPRKKTVCVYGHLDVQPAALEDGWDSEPFTLVERDGKLYGRGSTDDKGPVLAWLNAIEAYQQTNQEIPVNVKFCLEGMEESGSEGLDDLIFAQKDAFFKDVDYVCISDNYWLGKKKPCITYGLRGICYYFIEVECSDKDLHSGVYGGSVHEAMTDLISLMASLVDKKGKILIPGIYNAVTAVTDDEHELYDRIDFDLAEYAKDVGATRLLHETKKDILMHRWRYPSLSLHGIEGAFSGSGAKTVIPRKVIGKFSIRLVPDMTPETVTQQVQDYLSKKFAELQSPNKFKVYLGHGGKPWVSDFNHPHYMAGRRAMKTVFGVEPDLTREGGSIPVTLTFQEATGKNVMLLPVGSADDGAHSQNEKLNRYNYIQGVKLLGAYLHEVALLKH from the exons ATGTCATCTGTGCTTGAAACCCTTTTTGAGCATGTTGATAAACACCAGGACCTGTATGTTAAG CGGCTTTCAGACTGGGTAGCAATCCAGAGTGTCTCAGCATGGCCAGAGAAGAGAGGAGAAATCCGACGAATGATGGAAGTGGCTGCCAAGGACATTGCACGGCTGGGCGGTACCACGGAGCTGATGGACATTGGGAACCAGAAG TTGCCTGACGGTTCCAAGATTCCTCTGCCTCCAATAATTCTGGGTAAACTTGGATCAGATCCTCGCAAGAAAACAGTTTGTGTCTATGGCCATTTGGACGTCCAACCTGCAGCGCTAGAAGATGGCTGGGATAGCGAACCCTTCACTTTGGTTGAAAGAGATG GTAAGCTCTATGGCCGAGGGTCTACAGATGACAAAGGCCCAGTCCTTGCCTGGCTAAACGCCATTGAAGCTTATCAACAAACTAATCAG GAAATCCCAGTTAATGTCAAGTTTTGCCTAGAAGGTATGGAGGAGTCTGGCTCTGAAGGCCTAGATGACTTGATTTTTGCACAAAAGGATGCTTTCTTCAAAGATGTAGACTACGTTTGCATCTCTGATAATTACTGGCTAGGGAAGAAGAAACCCTGCATCACCTACGGTCTCAGGGGCATCTGCTATTACTTCATAGAG GTGGAATGCAGTGACAAGGACCTTCACTCTGGAGTGTATGGTGGCTCAGTGCATGAGGCTATGACAGATCTCATTTCTTTGATGG CATCCTTAGTGGACAAGAAAGGAAAGATCCTCATTCCTGGCATTTACAATGCGGTGACTGCTGTCACAGACGACGAGCATGAACTTTATGACAGAATTGACTTCGATTTGGCAGAGTATGCAAAGGATGTTGGAGCAACACGGCTGCTGCATGAGACAAAG AAAGATATCCTGATGCATAGGTGGCGATACCCCTCCCTATCACTTCACGGGATAGAAGGTGCTTTCTCTGGATCGGGTGCTAAAACGGTGATTCCTCGGAAAGTGATTGGAAAATTTTCGATCAGATTGGTGCCAGACATGACTCCAGAAACCGTAACCCAGCAG GTTCAGGATTACTTGTCCAAAAAGTTTGCTGAGCTGCAGAGCCCCAATAAATTCAAAGTGTATCTCGGCCATGGTGGGAAGCCTTGGGTGTCAGATTTCAACCATCCCCACTATATGGCTGGCAGAAGAGCCATGAAAACAG TATTTGGTGTGGAGCCAGACTTGACAAGAGAAGGAGGGAGCATCCCAGTTACCCTGACTTTCCAGGAAGCTACTGGCAAAAATGTGATGCTGCTGCCAGTTGGGTCTGCAGATGATGGAGCCCATTCCCAGAATGAGAAACTCAACAG GTACAACTACATTCAAGGTGTCAAACTGTTGGGTGCATACCTCCACGAAGTTGCTTTGTTGAAGCACTGA